The following is a genomic window from Bacillus sp. V2I10.
ATACAAGGTTTAATCGAATCTGGAGCTAAAGGGATTATATTAGGCTGTACAGAAATTGGATTATTGGTAAAGCCGGAGGATTCTGATGTTCCTCTATTTGACACAACCTACATACATGCTTTTGAAGCTGTAAATATGTCGTTAAAATAGGGGTATGAAGTCTTTTTAAGATTTTTTAATTCTTCCGCAAAAGGGCCAGTTTATGGAATAACATCTTTAAATGAAATTGGATATTTATGTTAAAGTTTAAAAGAGATTGTGAAAATTTGTACTTAAACAAACGGGGAGCATTCCTGTAATGGAGAAAAATGAGGATTAAACAAAAAAATAACCTCCTGGTATGATATGAGTGTCCTGAAGCTGGCCAGCGAAAAGGACAAACCATATATACCAGGTGGCCTTTTTTATTGTTTACATAATATATATTATAGGCAGTTGCACAATAAGCTGTATAAATCGTCTCATAACCCAAGTAAACTTAAGATAGTGAGACAAAATGAAAAAGCCAAAATCTAAATTAGCTTCATCTTTTAATATTAATTGCTTATTAAGTGATTAAAAAAATCTTTCTTTAATTCAAATACATTTTAAATTTCGGTTTGGTTTGCACTGGTTTCATTACTTTAAATTTTGATCGCATGTTTATTTTATATAATATTTCTTTTTCACGCTGAGTCTCAATTTATACATTAACGTAACCCTCCTTTTTAGTTTACATAATACACGAAACCTTTTTAAATTCTTAGCTGAATCTTTTTTTATTTAGCAACTTTAAGTTAAGTGAAATAATCTGATTCCTCTTAATTTAGTCTGAGAACAATTTTTAAGTGATTATTTAGAACATAGTTTAATTTGATATTTATAGCTCAATTTAGTTTTACTGTGATCCTCTACTTAGTTTGCTCTCTTTTTCTGACTCTTTTCATGAAAGCAGCAAATTTCAAGTATTTCTTTTTCCTAATAATCCATTTTGAAAAGAAAAAAACACTGCTTTCTGCAATGTTCTTAACCAGGTTTATCATTCAATAAAATCTTTTTTACTTCTTCTATGACTGGCATTCCGCCTTGGGCTCCAAATTTCATCACACTTAGGGCAGCTGCAGCATTTCCAAAACGGCACGCCTGTTCTAATGAATCTCCCTTACTCAAAGAAACTGCTAATGCTCCGTTAAAGGTATCCCCTGCTCCTGTAGTATCAACAACTTTTACTCGGTGTGCCTCAATACGTTTTTCTTCACTATTTTCAGTAAATATAACACCTTTAGATCCGTGAGTTACAATCATTTTTTCTTGAATTGGTTTATTATTTTTAAAATAGGTCATTTCATGTTCGTTTGGTGTTAAATAATCAGCCATCTCGAGCAGTGAGTTTGGAAGCTGCTCGATAGGAGCAGGATTAATAAGGATTTTCACACTATGTTTTTTTGCTATTTCTGCAGCTTTAATGACTGTGGGGATCGGTATTTCCAATTGAAGTAATAAAAGGTCACTTTCAGCTATTAACTCTTCTTTCTCACTTATTATTTCTGGAGAAAGAAAATCGTTTGCTCCTGGAACAATAATAATGCTGTTATCATGATTGCTTACTGTAATGGAAGCAATTCCGGTTGAACTTCCTTGAATAACATTCAAATGATCTACCTGTATATTTTCTTTAAGCAAACGGCCCTTTAACTCTTTTCCGAAATCATCAGACCCGACACAGCCTATTAAAGTTACATCAGCACCAAGTCTGGAGGCGGCAACAGCCTGATTTGCTCCTTTCCCTCCTGGACATGTTCTAAATTTTGACCCCTTGATTGTTTCTCCCTGCATAGGAAATGATGAAGCTGTTGTTACTAAATCCATGTTTATACTTCCTACAACGGTTATTTTCGGCGTAATCAATCTTCCACCTCCATTAATACACAAGTAAAACGATCATTCATTTAACAATAAATCAGGTAAAAAAGTAATGATTTCCGGAACAAACACAAACAATAGCAGCAATCCTAACAAAGTCAGTAAAAAAGGTATTATTTCTTTAGTGAATTCAATGATGCTGCTGTTTGATATGCCGGTTGCAACATACATAATTACGCCTACAGGCGGCGTGATCGTCCCAATCATAACGTTTATGGCAAGTATAACTCCATAATGCAGTGGATCAATTTGAAATTGAGCCAGCAAAGGAAGAACAACTGGTGTAGTTATAATAATAATTGCCGTACCATCTAAAAAACATCCTAGAACTAGTAATATAATCATCAACAAAAGCAAGATAATGATAGAGGAATCCGATATGGATTGAAATAATTCAAGCAGTTTTTGCGGACCTTGTTCAAATGCCATGATCCATGCAAAAGGTGCTGAAGCAGCTATAATGATTCCAACACTAGCTGTCATTTTAACAGATTCTAATAATTTTTTCGGTATTTCCCGCCATTTCAGATCCCGATAGACAAAGATTCCGACAAATAAAGAATAGATAACTGCGATTACTGCAGATTCAGTTGCTGTAAATAATCCTGAGAAAATGCCATAGATAATGATTATGGGCATTAAAAGTGCCCAAATGGCCTCTTTAAAAGCGAACATTATTTTCTTAAAGCCAGCCTTATTTCTTTTTTCAAGGTTTCTCTTTTTGGCAATAATGTAGGCGATCACCATTAAAGATAAACTCATCATAAGGCCTGGAACTGCCCCTCCTAAAAACAGCTTTCCGATTGAAACTCCTGCTATACTCCCATATAAAATCATTGGAATGCTTGGAGGAATAATAGGGCCTACTGTAGCACTGGCACCAAGTATTGCTGATGCAAAGCCTTTGCCGTATCCTCTTTTTATCATCGAAGGAATTAAAGCTGTGCCAGTTGCAGCAGCATCGGCTACTCCTGAGCCTGAAACTCCTGACATAAAAACATTGGATACAACTGTGACATGTGCCAAGCTTCCTCTTATGTGCCCTACAAGTGTTTCTGAAAAGTTAATTAACCGTTTTGTAATTCCACCTGCTTCCATAAGCCCTCCTGCCAGAATAAACAAAGGTATGGCTAATATCGGAAAAGAATCCAATCCAAGCGCAAGCCGTTGAGGCAGTGTCTCTAATGTAATTGATCCTCCAAAAATTACGGCTATAAAGGAAGAACCTAATAAAGCAAATCCAACGGGTACTCCAAGTATCAGCAATAGCAGCAGTCCGCATATCAATAAGATCAGCATTTAGATTTCAACACCTTTGTTTATATTGTTATTCAGAGTCCAGTCGCTTCTCCAAACACTGCATGCATCAATGAAGGTATAAATAAACATTAGGCTGCAAGATACTGGTACTGATAAATAGATGATTCCGGTTGGAATGCCTAAACTTGTAGTCGGTACCATCCAGGTTTGTTGTGTTATGGTCCAACCGTATACAATCATAAATCCAAATAAAGTGAGCAAGCCAATTTGAATCGAAAAATAGATGCTTTTTTGTATTTTCTTTGGCATAATCGTTAATAAAAAATCAATCGCTATATGTTTTTTACTTTTTAATGCAGCTACAGATCCCAAAAGAACAGTCCAAATAAAGCAATATCTGGCCAGTTCATCTGTCCATACAATCTGCACTTCAAAAAAACGGGCAAAAACTCCAAGTGCTACAGCTATGCACATGATGAGAAAAAAAAGACAGGCCGTTATTTCTTCAATGTTTTTTAACATCCATTTTCCTCGTGTCATCTTTTTATCTCCTTTTTATTAAGCTGAATCTTCTAAAGAAAATAGATCCAGCTTAATATGATGTTTACTTTTGAGCATCTTTAATCTTTTCGTAATATCCATTTCCTAATTTATCCTCAAATGCTTTGTAAGTTTCTTTTGTAGCTGCTTTATATGCATCAAGATCAACTTCGACAACTTTCATGCCGCTTTCTTTTAAAAGATTTAATTCATCTTCATTTGCTTTTAATTGCAATTCCGACATATATTCCCCAGATACAGCCATAGCATCAGTGATCATTTTTTTCTGATCTTCAGTTAATCCCTTCCACCAGTTAAGATTAACCGCCGGCAATTCATTTTGTGTCATATGGCCAGTTAGATTGACAACATTCTGTACTTCCTGAAACTTATTTGTATATATTTGATTTATGGAGTTTTCTTGAGCTTCAATAGTCCCTGTTTTAAGTGACATGTATACTTCTGTAATATTCATTGGAGTAACATTGGCTTTTAATAATCTAAATGGTTCTGTGTGTGCTGTTGCATCTGGAGTTCTAATTTTTAATCCTTTTATTTTTTCTGGTATTTCAATTGTTTTATCTTTTGTGGTCACATGGCGATCTCCAACCCACCAAACTGCTTCAGGAAATATTTCTAATCCTGCTTCATTGCTTTGTAATGCAATTTCTTTATAAACATCAGTTTTTGCGAGTTTTTGAAAGTTTTCATATTTTTCTCTTTCATTTTCCCCTTCGATAATATAAGGAAGTGTTAATACTGAAGCCTTAGGTACAAAATTTGAGAGAACAGCTGCAGAGGGAATTGTCATATGAATTGTACCGATTTGAGTGCTTTCAACGAGATCTTTTTCATTTCCAAGCTGCCCTCCTGGTATGACCTGGACTTCCATTTTACCGCCTGATTCTTCTTCAATAATTTCTTTGAATTTTATAGATCCCTTATGAATGGCGGATTGGTCATTCGTTACATGTCCTAATTTAATAACCACCTTTTCAGAATCCTTAACTGTATTAGATGAATCTTTCCCAGAATTAACTGATCCTGCAGAATTAGCACCGCACCCAGCTAAAAGCAATCCAAGAAACAGTGATACAATGAAATAGCTTCTATACCTTTTCATAGGAATATTCATTCGGATTCCTCCTTTAATTAGTTTTCAGATTTACAATTTTTTGAGCATATTCATTCTCCATCAAATGCAGCTTCCGAACTCTTCTTCTAAATTCTTCTTCAGTACTGAATGCAGCGTTTAAAAAAGACTCAACAAGTTCTGCCATAATGACTGACCCGATGATTTGAGCACCAATGCACATAACATTTACATCGTCATGTTCGACGCATTGATGGGAAGAATAAATATCGTGACAAACAGATGCACGAATTCCTGGAATTTTATTTGCGGCAATACAGGCGCCTACTCCTGTTCCGCAAACTAATATGGCTCTTTCTGCTTCCCCGTTCAGAACCGCCTCACATACTTTTTTTGTAATATCCGGGAAATCAATCGGCTCACTGTTATAACAGCCAAAATCTTCAACTTCATGCCCTAATTTACTGATAGCGTTTACAACTTCCTGTTTTAAAGGAAAACCTGCATGGTCTCCTCCTACAATAATTTTCATCTTTTTATCCTCCTTAACAAATTATCAGTAAACAATTAACTG
Proteins encoded in this region:
- a CDS encoding RpiB/LacA/LacB family sugar-phosphate isomerase, whose protein sequence is MKIIVGGDHAGFPLKQEVVNAISKLGHEVEDFGCYNSEPIDFPDITKKVCEAVLNGEAERAILVCGTGVGACIAANKIPGIRASVCHDIYSSHQCVEHDDVNVMCIGAQIIGSVIMAELVESFLNAAFSTEEEFRRRVRKLHLMENEYAQKIVNLKTN
- a CDS encoding TRAP transporter substrate-binding protein — protein: MNIPMKRYRSYFIVSLFLGLLLAGCGANSAGSVNSGKDSSNTVKDSEKVVIKLGHVTNDQSAIHKGSIKFKEIIEEESGGKMEVQVIPGGQLGNEKDLVESTQIGTIHMTIPSAAVLSNFVPKASVLTLPYIIEGENEREKYENFQKLAKTDVYKEIALQSNEAGLEIFPEAVWWVGDRHVTTKDKTIEIPEKIKGLKIRTPDATAHTEPFRLLKANVTPMNITEVYMSLKTGTIEAQENSINQIYTNKFQEVQNVVNLTGHMTQNELPAVNLNWWKGLTEDQKKMITDAMAVSGEYMSELQLKANEDELNLLKESGMKVVEVDLDAYKAATKETYKAFEDKLGNGYYEKIKDAQK
- a CDS encoding TRAP transporter large permease; the protein is MLILLICGLLLLLILGVPVGFALLGSSFIAVIFGGSITLETLPQRLALGLDSFPILAIPLFILAGGLMEAGGITKRLINFSETLVGHIRGSLAHVTVVSNVFMSGVSGSGVADAAATGTALIPSMIKRGYGKGFASAILGASATVGPIIPPSIPMILYGSIAGVSIGKLFLGGAVPGLMMSLSLMVIAYIIAKKRNLEKRNKAGFKKIMFAFKEAIWALLMPIIIIYGIFSGLFTATESAVIAVIYSLFVGIFVYRDLKWREIPKKLLESVKMTASVGIIIAASAPFAWIMAFEQGPQKLLELFQSISDSSIIILLLLMIILLVLGCFLDGTAIIIITTPVVLPLLAQFQIDPLHYGVILAINVMIGTITPPVGVIMYVATGISNSSIIEFTKEIIPFLLTLLGLLLLFVFVPEIITFLPDLLLNE
- a CDS encoding TRAP transporter small permease, which translates into the protein MTRGKWMLKNIEEITACLFFLIMCIAVALGVFARFFEVQIVWTDELARYCFIWTVLLGSVAALKSKKHIAIDFLLTIMPKKIQKSIYFSIQIGLLTLFGFMIVYGWTITQQTWMVPTTSLGIPTGIIYLSVPVSCSLMFIYTFIDACSVWRSDWTLNNNINKGVEI
- the rbsK gene encoding ribokinase; the protein is MITPKITVVGSINMDLVTTASSFPMQGETIKGSKFRTCPGGKGANQAVAASRLGADVTLIGCVGSDDFGKELKGRLLKENIQVDHLNVIQGSSTGIASITVSNHDNSIIIVPGANDFLSPEIISEKEELIAESDLLLLQLEIPIPTVIKAAEIAKKHSVKILINPAPIEQLPNSLLEMADYLTPNEHEMTYFKNNKPIQEKMIVTHGSKGVIFTENSEEKRIEAHRVKVVDTTGAGDTFNGALAVSLSKGDSLEQACRFGNAAAALSVMKFGAQGGMPVIEEVKKILLNDKPG